One stretch of Amycolatopsis tolypomycina DNA includes these proteins:
- a CDS encoding FG-GAP-like repeat-containing protein, with the protein MRSRTCQRLTAVSAAVLAATAAGIVPAAAVPGPAAVNLGFAAKITTEGRACSGALVEPALVLTAASCLAGNPAEKPVSVTVGSHVAKVTAVLPRTDRDVALVRIDTTITDVATLKLGATAGVPGASEELTLAGWGRTDTEWLPNEAHTGKFTVSASSATTLSLTGAADACKGDAGAPVFRADGTLVAVAGASWQHGCLGETGTRQGTTAARADDLRDWIRGLAITGTATAAGHGVTLNWTPLAASDDATYSVYASPDGPAAYSAEQFIGSTKSTTLLHSATAHKTWHYLVMVSVGVTSPQIVVTTRGRSASDFTGDGKDDIATFTRGTAADAYTATSDGTKFVGNEVKWHDNLAADGELPLGGDFNGDGKVDTAVFKRGSSGDVVVALSDGTKYGTATLWHDFFGIGAEIPAVGDFNGDGKDDIAVFVRGSTADVFVALSDGTKFGTSAKWHDYFAPNDEVPAVGDFNGDGKDDIATFTRGTTGDVYVALSDGTRFVGNELKWHDYFGIAAEVPTVGDFNGDGKDDIVVFVRGTAGDVYVALSDGTKFGTSALWHEFFGINGEIPAVGDFDGDGKADLGLFVRGSAADVFVARSEGTRFGTSAKWHDFFAYNAEVPVPRAITVL; encoded by the coding sequence TTGCGTTCACGCACTTGTCAGAGGTTGACGGCGGTCTCGGCCGCCGTGCTCGCCGCGACCGCGGCCGGCATCGTCCCCGCGGCCGCCGTGCCCGGCCCGGCCGCCGTGAACCTCGGCTTCGCGGCCAAGATCACCACCGAGGGCCGGGCCTGCAGCGGCGCGCTGGTCGAGCCCGCGCTCGTCCTCACGGCCGCGAGCTGCCTCGCCGGGAACCCGGCGGAAAAGCCCGTCAGCGTCACCGTCGGGTCGCACGTCGCCAAGGTGACGGCGGTGCTGCCCCGGACCGATCGCGACGTCGCGCTCGTCCGGATCGACACCACGATCACCGACGTCGCGACGCTGAAGCTCGGCGCGACCGCCGGCGTGCCCGGTGCGTCGGAAGAGCTGACGCTCGCCGGCTGGGGCCGCACGGACACCGAGTGGCTGCCGAACGAGGCCCACACCGGCAAGTTCACCGTCTCGGCTTCCAGCGCGACGACCTTGTCGCTGACCGGCGCCGCCGACGCCTGCAAGGGCGACGCCGGGGCACCGGTCTTCCGCGCGGACGGCACGCTCGTCGCGGTCGCCGGGGCGTCCTGGCAGCACGGCTGCCTCGGCGAAACCGGGACCCGGCAGGGCACGACCGCCGCCCGGGCCGACGACCTGCGCGACTGGATCCGCGGCCTGGCCATCACCGGCACGGCCACGGCGGCCGGCCACGGAGTCACGCTGAACTGGACCCCGCTCGCCGCCTCCGACGACGCGACCTACTCCGTCTACGCCAGCCCGGACGGCCCCGCCGCCTACTCCGCCGAGCAGTTCATCGGCAGCACGAAGTCGACCACGCTGCTGCACTCGGCCACGGCCCACAAGACCTGGCACTACCTGGTCATGGTTTCGGTCGGGGTCACGAGCCCGCAGATCGTCGTCACCACCCGCGGGCGGTCGGCCAGTGACTTCACCGGCGACGGCAAGGACGACATCGCCACCTTCACCCGCGGCACCGCCGCGGACGCCTACACCGCGACCTCGGACGGCACGAAGTTCGTCGGCAACGAGGTGAAGTGGCACGACAACCTCGCGGCCGACGGCGAACTCCCGCTGGGCGGCGACTTCAACGGCGACGGCAAGGTGGACACGGCCGTCTTCAAGCGGGGCTCGAGCGGTGACGTCGTGGTCGCCCTGTCCGACGGCACCAAGTACGGCACCGCGACGCTCTGGCACGACTTCTTCGGCATCGGCGCCGAGATCCCGGCGGTCGGCGACTTCAACGGCGACGGCAAGGACGACATCGCCGTCTTCGTCCGCGGCTCCACGGCCGACGTGTTCGTCGCCCTCTCCGACGGCACGAAGTTCGGCACCAGCGCCAAGTGGCACGACTACTTCGCCCCCAACGACGAAGTTCCCGCGGTCGGCGACTTCAACGGTGACGGCAAGGACGACATCGCCACGTTCACCCGCGGCACCACCGGCGACGTCTACGTCGCCCTCTCCGACGGCACCAGGTTCGTCGGCAACGAGCTGAAGTGGCACGACTACTTCGGCATCGCCGCCGAAGTGCCCACCGTCGGCGACTTCAACGGCGACGGCAAGGACGACATCGTCGTGTTCGTCCGCGGCACCGCCGGCGACGTCTACGTCGCACTGTCCGACGGCACCAAGTTCGGTACTTCGGCGCTCTGGCACGAGTTCTTCGGCATCAACGGCGAGATCCCCGCCGTCGGGGACTTCGACGGTGACGGCAAGGCCGACCTCGGGCTGTTCGTCCGCGGCTCCGCGGCCGACGTGTTCGTCGCCCGCTCGGAGGGCACCAGGTTCGGCACCAGCGCGAAGTGGCACGACTTCTTCGCCTACAACGCCGAGGTGCCCGTGCCGCGGGCGATCACGGTTCTCTGA
- a CDS encoding tachylectin-related carbohydrate-binding protein produces the protein MRKLSSAALSVTLLAGGLLAATPAQALSGGTAVPVGTHPFLARIATPTKACTGALVDPSWILTSASCLTAADSGAPAEAATVVVGDVDLSTGAGFTTTLTKVVRRTDRDVVLAKLEKPATGVATVALATTAPQAGETLQVAGFGRTATEWVPARPRVAPFTVSAVTGATVSVSSADGTDTCKGDAGGPAFRLAGGTAQLVALSSTSWQHGCLDVTETRSGGTETRVDDLAGWIRDNTVPTPVSCPAGAPIWTARADGSLWRYVHLDPAGGAVSWTQPGSAVGSGWTGRVLAGKGGVIWDIHRNNSAGDPYPNGSLKRWVYSTSTGWSGGGQVGSGWGRYLTDEYKNRITVDEKNRIFMIDDQGQLKYYLWNDTTGAWVNGAGDVLDTGWSRFDSITAAGDGVLYARKPGGELFRFKYDFTAKAWAGPGKPVGVGWQMFSEIFSPGGDILYGRGSTGTSPFNGQTGPVLRWYRYTANTETWAPSGPDHMGVTIGSGWNTELHVTAAPDTCKLAG, from the coding sequence ATGCGCAAACTGAGTTCCGCCGCCCTGTCCGTCACCCTGCTCGCCGGCGGCCTGCTGGCCGCGACCCCCGCGCAGGCCCTGTCCGGCGGCACCGCCGTGCCGGTCGGCACCCACCCGTTCCTCGCCCGGATCGCCACGCCCACCAAGGCCTGCACGGGCGCCCTCGTCGACCCGTCCTGGATCCTCACCTCGGCGTCCTGCCTGACGGCGGCGGACTCCGGCGCCCCGGCCGAGGCCGCGACCGTCGTGGTCGGCGACGTCGACCTGAGCACCGGCGCCGGCTTCACCACGACGCTGACCAAGGTCGTGCGCCGCACCGACCGCGACGTCGTCCTGGCGAAGCTGGAGAAGCCGGCGACCGGCGTCGCGACGGTCGCCCTCGCCACCACCGCGCCGCAGGCCGGGGAAACCCTGCAGGTGGCCGGGTTCGGCCGCACCGCCACCGAGTGGGTGCCCGCGCGGCCGCGCGTCGCGCCGTTCACCGTCTCGGCCGTCACCGGCGCCACCGTGTCGGTCTCGTCGGCCGACGGCACCGACACCTGCAAGGGCGACGCGGGCGGTCCCGCGTTCCGCCTGGCGGGCGGCACCGCCCAGCTGGTGGCCCTGAGCAGCACGTCGTGGCAGCACGGCTGCCTCGACGTCACCGAAACCCGCTCCGGCGGCACCGAAACCCGCGTCGACGACCTCGCCGGCTGGATCCGCGACAACACCGTGCCGACCCCGGTTTCGTGCCCGGCAGGCGCCCCGATCTGGACCGCCCGCGCCGACGGTTCCCTGTGGCGCTACGTCCACCTCGACCCCGCCGGCGGCGCGGTCAGCTGGACGCAGCCGGGCAGCGCGGTCGGCTCCGGCTGGACCGGCCGCGTGCTGGCCGGCAAGGGCGGCGTCATCTGGGACATCCACCGCAACAACAGCGCGGGCGACCCGTACCCGAACGGTTCGCTGAAGCGCTGGGTGTACTCGACGAGCACCGGCTGGAGCGGCGGCGGCCAGGTCGGCAGCGGCTGGGGCCGGTACCTCACGGACGAGTACAAGAACCGGATCACCGTCGACGAGAAGAACCGCATCTTCATGATCGACGACCAGGGCCAGCTGAAGTACTACCTCTGGAACGACACGACGGGCGCGTGGGTCAACGGCGCCGGCGACGTCCTCGACACCGGCTGGTCCCGCTTCGACTCGATCACCGCGGCCGGCGACGGCGTGCTGTACGCCCGCAAGCCCGGCGGCGAGCTGTTCCGCTTCAAGTACGACTTCACGGCCAAGGCGTGGGCCGGCCCCGGCAAGCCGGTCGGCGTCGGCTGGCAGATGTTCAGCGAGATCTTCTCGCCGGGCGGCGACATCCTGTACGGCCGCGGCAGCACCGGCACCAGCCCCTTCAACGGGCAGACCGGCCCGGTGCTGCGCTGGTACCGCTACACCGCGAACACCGAGACGTGGGCCCCGTCCGGCCCCGACCACATGGGCGTCACGATCGGCTCGGGCTGGAACACCGAGCTCCACGTGACCGCCGCGCCCGACACCTGCAAGCTCGCCGGCTGA
- a CDS encoding trypsin-like serine protease has protein sequence MSVSRTATAVALIAAGLLTAAPAEAVSGGTAATPGAYPFAAKLTADGRACGGSLVEPDLVLTAASCFPENPQGGVPARATTATIGKTSLSGTGGHVAAVTNVVVRADRDVALARLATPVTGIAPLPLGTTPAGDETLSLAGYGRTESEWVPDTLHVGAFKASSSTATTLSLTGTNGTDACKGDAGAPIFRDAGGRTDVVAVAGASWQHGCFGETTTRQGTTAARVDDLAGWIRQQALAPSAKAVGHAITLSWHPVSDRTAYRVYASATPDVPVDGTHLLGSVDGTSYTHTGLPAKQTRYYRVVVATTDGGTSTPTDVLSATTPVSAGNDFTGDGKDDAGAAYDLRNARTGMYVWPTTAAGGVGAPALKWSADGWEAGKARWVSGDFNGDGRTDIAAFYDYLDGGSNLFLWYANSSGGFDHQGIKWGGAFRPLNARLTAGDFDGDGRTDIAAAYDNGNADLSMLTWHATTTGFDAPVTQWRTGPGNWYLAQSSWRGGDFNGDGRADLAAFYDYHDNTANLFLFHGNASGGLDAQGVKWNGGIPTGKAKFVSGDFDGDGRTDLGAAIDLGGANLTFRTWHATATGVDAPVTQWTSGPGQWNLGQSQWTAGDFDGDGRTDLFATYDYGGSNTNVFRFRANATGGFDHEGVKWSSNGTFNAAQSTLL, from the coding sequence ATGTCTGTTTCCCGCACCGCCACGGCCGTCGCCCTGATCGCGGCCGGGCTGCTGACCGCAGCGCCCGCCGAGGCCGTTTCCGGCGGTACCGCCGCCACTCCGGGTGCCTATCCGTTCGCCGCCAAGCTCACCGCCGACGGGCGGGCCTGCGGGGGCTCGCTCGTCGAACCCGATCTCGTCCTCACCGCCGCGAGCTGCTTCCCCGAAAACCCGCAGGGCGGGGTGCCTGCCAGGGCGACCACCGCCACCATCGGCAAAACCAGCCTGAGCGGCACCGGCGGCCACGTCGCGGCCGTCACGAACGTCGTCGTCCGGGCCGACCGGGACGTCGCGTTGGCCCGGCTCGCCACGCCCGTCACCGGTATCGCTCCGCTGCCGCTGGGCACCACCCCGGCCGGCGATGAGACGCTCAGCCTGGCCGGGTACGGCCGCACCGAAAGCGAATGGGTGCCCGACACGCTGCACGTCGGCGCGTTCAAGGCCTCCTCGTCGACGGCGACCACCCTGTCCCTCACCGGCACGAACGGCACCGATGCCTGCAAGGGCGACGCCGGGGCGCCGATCTTCCGCGACGCCGGCGGCCGCACCGACGTCGTCGCCGTGGCCGGCGCCTCGTGGCAGCACGGCTGCTTCGGGGAGACCACGACCCGGCAGGGCACCACCGCCGCCCGCGTCGACGACCTCGCCGGCTGGATCCGGCAGCAGGCGCTGGCACCGTCGGCCAAGGCCGTCGGGCACGCGATCACCCTGTCCTGGCACCCGGTGAGCGACCGCACCGCCTACCGCGTCTACGCCTCGGCCACCCCGGACGTCCCGGTCGACGGCACGCACCTGCTGGGCAGTGTCGACGGCACGTCGTACACGCACACCGGCCTGCCCGCCAAGCAGACCCGCTACTACCGCGTCGTCGTCGCGACGACCGACGGTGGCACCAGCACGCCGACCGACGTGCTCTCCGCGACCACGCCGGTCTCGGCGGGCAACGACTTCACCGGCGACGGCAAGGACGACGCGGGCGCGGCCTACGACCTGCGCAACGCCCGCACCGGCATGTACGTCTGGCCGACGACCGCGGCCGGCGGCGTGGGCGCGCCGGCGCTGAAGTGGAGCGCCGACGGCTGGGAGGCCGGCAAGGCCCGCTGGGTCAGCGGCGACTTCAACGGCGACGGCCGCACCGACATCGCCGCGTTCTACGACTACCTGGACGGCGGCTCGAACCTGTTCCTCTGGTACGCCAACAGCTCCGGCGGGTTCGACCACCAGGGCATCAAGTGGGGCGGGGCCTTCCGGCCGCTGAACGCGCGCCTCACCGCGGGCGACTTCGACGGCGACGGCCGCACGGACATCGCGGCCGCCTACGACAACGGCAACGCCGACCTGAGCATGCTGACCTGGCACGCGACGACGACCGGGTTCGACGCCCCGGTCACGCAGTGGCGCACCGGGCCGGGCAACTGGTACCTCGCCCAGTCCAGCTGGCGGGGCGGCGACTTCAACGGCGACGGCCGGGCCGACCTGGCCGCGTTCTACGACTACCACGACAACACGGCGAACCTGTTCCTCTTCCACGGCAACGCTTCCGGCGGGCTCGACGCGCAGGGCGTCAAGTGGAACGGCGGCATCCCGACCGGCAAGGCGAAGTTCGTCTCCGGCGACTTCGACGGCGACGGGCGCACCGACCTCGGCGCCGCGATCGACCTCGGCGGCGCGAACCTGACGTTCCGCACCTGGCACGCCACGGCCACCGGCGTCGACGCCCCGGTCACGCAGTGGACGAGCGGGCCGGGCCAGTGGAACCTCGGCCAGTCGCAGTGGACCGCGGGCGACTTCGACGGCGACGGCCGCACGGACCTGTTCGCCACCTACGACTACGGCGGCTCGAACACGAACGTGTTCCGCTTCCGCGCGAACGCCACCGGTGGCTTCGACCACGAGGGCGTCAAGTGGAGCAGCAACGGCACGTTCAACGCCGCCCAGTCGACCCTGCTCTGA
- a CDS encoding polymorphic toxin type 17 domain-containing protein: protein MGTRRGGVPVRRALVVLAMVGTLVAGTAGAGPVAGADTPDGGTADRARVLAIVQTGTAGVARAAEIALAGSDAEVAEFLRTGETAARVQDDRVRVGQVLATGGRGLREAAQAALNGTPEDVRAFLADGWRAPLEQDMRVRVGQIMSTGGRGVREAAQAALNGTADDVWRFLTTGQFEPAERDNRVLVGRIMVEGGPNVKQAAQIALSGTADDIKEFLASGQYIARARDQETTSVAQLAALAKQSGEEAARETEAAKEASARAVESSRLAKEAAQRAAQETEAAKNDAGRAAEAAGRAADSAGRAADAAQAAIAAANAANQAARVAANAAAKAASAAAAAGQAAVRARNAAAAAAGDASQADAARQAAVDARAVAAAANLAADAATAAGAAAVNAASAAGSARSAGANADAAAAAASEAAGYAGSAGAEAQRARNAAATAKRKAAEANRAANAAESFANQAASAAAEASQAARSAAGHAEAAATAAEEAAKHAGQAQDAAKEATLHAEASLRAADAATAAATEAERIEATARQSEADRLANDTAEAIGVAEQAKQAYDTRRADAEWEAAEAARLDQETQRLIAEAGAPDASVATKVANGRKIAIQLRRTGGSWTKEAAEAALAGNEADVLSYVRTQRQVAAEKDDRARVAYLADSAGKAAKKTAAETALFGAYPGVQEFLRTQYYDGKVADDRVRVGQIMSTGGPATKDAAQQALNGTPADVEQFLAVGQYTAAEHDDRIAVGRIISTGGPNVKAAGQVALSGPPSFLRIFLQVGQYKAQRMDHDAATHAAEIRRYVAEAARLAAEARASAAEAARAAAVARNAAGEAQAYADQAKRAAEEAKGAADRAAQSAREAQESADAAARSAQQARDAANSAQSSARSAEQSAAEASSSAAQARAWAAEAQESADQARASALAARKSADEAAQAAADALKIYSDKRDAEAKAQRENPVPVPQEPTGEADPVVPEEMVLEGGMSLADLAGLLIDIASMFDPTPVTNVGSGLMSLFNGDWAGVGMSVVGAIPGLGAGADLAKAARRIEKAFVNLAPYLGRPGFLENVAHNLKGLSPEHANRALGVMNAMQRDAEKFLSGKGPEFLRALKDARLPTMGPIRFVPPKNFNPAKPKRNGMYEDAYGNGWKWDPNKSEWDVQIRNGDGKMDYFAKDAGHANISPEGRVTHK, encoded by the coding sequence GTGGGAACCAGACGTGGCGGCGTGCCGGTGCGGCGCGCCCTGGTGGTGCTGGCCATGGTCGGCACGTTGGTGGCGGGAACGGCGGGTGCCGGGCCGGTCGCCGGCGCCGACACCCCGGACGGCGGGACGGCCGACCGGGCGCGGGTGCTGGCGATCGTGCAGACCGGCACAGCGGGGGTGGCCAGGGCGGCGGAGATCGCCTTGGCGGGCTCCGACGCGGAGGTCGCCGAATTCCTGCGGACCGGCGAGACCGCGGCGCGCGTGCAGGACGACCGCGTCCGGGTCGGGCAGGTCCTCGCCACCGGCGGCCGGGGGCTCCGGGAAGCGGCGCAGGCCGCGCTGAACGGGACCCCCGAGGACGTGCGGGCCTTCCTGGCCGACGGCTGGCGGGCCCCGCTCGAGCAGGACATGCGGGTCCGGGTCGGCCAGATCATGAGCACCGGCGGCCGCGGTGTCCGGGAAGCCGCGCAGGCCGCGCTGAACGGGACCGCCGACGACGTGTGGCGGTTCCTCACCACGGGGCAGTTCGAGCCGGCCGAGCGCGACAACCGGGTGCTCGTCGGCCGGATCATGGTCGAAGGCGGCCCGAACGTGAAGCAGGCGGCCCAGATCGCCCTCTCGGGCACCGCCGACGACATCAAGGAGTTCCTCGCCTCCGGGCAGTACATCGCGCGCGCCCGTGACCAGGAGACGACGTCCGTCGCGCAGCTGGCGGCGCTGGCCAAGCAGTCCGGTGAGGAAGCCGCCCGCGAGACCGAAGCGGCCAAGGAAGCTTCGGCCCGTGCGGTCGAGTCCTCCCGCCTGGCCAAGGAGGCCGCGCAGCGGGCGGCCCAGGAGACCGAGGCGGCGAAGAACGACGCCGGCCGGGCCGCGGAGGCCGCGGGCCGGGCCGCCGATTCGGCCGGGCGGGCCGCGGACGCGGCGCAGGCCGCGATCGCGGCGGCCAACGCGGCGAACCAGGCCGCGCGGGTCGCGGCGAACGCCGCGGCCAAGGCCGCTTCCGCCGCCGCGGCCGCGGGGCAGGCCGCGGTCCGGGCCCGCAACGCCGCCGCCGCGGCGGCCGGTGACGCGAGCCAGGCCGACGCGGCCCGCCAGGCCGCGGTGGACGCCAGGGCGGTCGCGGCCGCGGCCAACCTCGCCGCCGACGCGGCGACGGCGGCCGGTGCCGCCGCGGTGAACGCCGCCTCCGCGGCCGGCTCGGCCCGCAGCGCCGGCGCGAACGCCGACGCCGCCGCGGCCGCCGCGAGCGAAGCCGCCGGGTACGCCGGCTCCGCCGGCGCGGAAGCCCAGCGGGCCAGGAACGCGGCAGCCACGGCGAAGCGGAAGGCCGCCGAAGCCAACCGCGCCGCGAACGCCGCGGAGTCGTTCGCCAACCAGGCGGCGAGCGCGGCGGCCGAGGCGTCCCAGGCGGCCCGTTCCGCGGCCGGGCACGCGGAGGCGGCGGCGACGGCCGCCGAAGAGGCGGCCAAGCACGCCGGACAGGCCCAGGACGCGGCCAAGGAAGCCACGCTCCACGCCGAAGCGTCGCTTCGCGCGGCAGACGCCGCCACGGCGGCGGCCACCGAGGCCGAACGGATCGAGGCGACCGCCAGGCAGAGCGAGGCCGACCGGCTCGCGAACGACACCGCCGAGGCGATCGGCGTCGCCGAGCAGGCGAAACAGGCGTACGACACGCGACGAGCCGACGCCGAGTGGGAAGCGGCCGAGGCCGCCCGGCTGGACCAGGAGACCCAGCGGCTGATCGCCGAGGCCGGGGCACCGGACGCGTCGGTCGCGACCAAGGTGGCGAACGGGCGCAAGATCGCGATCCAGCTGCGCAGGACCGGCGGGTCGTGGACGAAGGAGGCCGCGGAAGCGGCGCTGGCCGGCAACGAGGCCGACGTGCTTTCGTACGTGCGGACCCAGCGTCAGGTCGCGGCCGAGAAGGACGACCGGGCCCGCGTCGCCTACCTGGCGGACTCCGCGGGCAAGGCGGCGAAGAAGACCGCCGCCGAAACCGCGTTGTTCGGTGCCTACCCGGGTGTCCAGGAGTTCCTGCGCACCCAGTACTACGACGGCAAGGTGGCCGACGACCGGGTGCGCGTCGGCCAGATCATGAGCACCGGCGGACCGGCCACGAAGGACGCCGCGCAGCAGGCGCTGAACGGCACCCCGGCGGACGTCGAGCAGTTCCTCGCCGTCGGGCAGTACACGGCGGCCGAACACGACGACCGGATCGCCGTGGGCCGGATCATCAGCACCGGCGGACCGAACGTCAAGGCCGCCGGCCAGGTCGCCCTGTCCGGGCCGCCGTCCTTCCTGCGGATCTTCCTCCAGGTCGGGCAGTACAAGGCCCAGCGGATGGACCACGACGCGGCGACCCACGCCGCGGAGATCCGGCGCTACGTCGCCGAAGCGGCGCGGCTGGCGGCCGAAGCCAGGGCGAGTGCTGCCGAGGCGGCGCGGGCGGCCGCGGTGGCCCGCAACGCCGCCGGTGAGGCGCAGGCCTACGCCGACCAGGCGAAGCGGGCGGCCGAGGAAGCCAAGGGTGCCGCGGATCGGGCCGCGCAGTCCGCCCGCGAGGCACAGGAGTCGGCGGACGCGGCCGCGCGCTCGGCCCAGCAGGCCCGCGACGCGGCGAACTCGGCACAGAGCTCCGCACGGTCGGCCGAACAGTCGGCTGCCGAGGCGTCGTCGTCCGCGGCGCAGGCCCGGGCGTGGGCCGCCGAGGCACAGGAATCGGCGGACCAGGCCCGTGCTTCGGCCCTCGCGGCCAGGAAATCGGCCGACGAAGCCGCGCAGGCGGCGGCGGACGCGTTGAAGATCTATTCGGACAAGCGCGACGCGGAGGCGAAGGCCCAGCGCGAGAACCCGGTGCCGGTGCCGCAGGAACCGACCGGTGAGGCCGATCCGGTCGTGCCCGAGGAGATGGTCCTCGAGGGCGGGATGTCGCTCGCCGACCTCGCCGGCCTGCTGATCGACATCGCGAGCATGTTCGACCCGACGCCGGTGACCAACGTCGGCTCCGGTCTGATGAGCCTGTTCAACGGCGACTGGGCCGGCGTGGGGATGTCGGTCGTCGGGGCCATCCCGGGGCTCGGCGCGGGAGCGGACCTGGCCAAGGCCGCGCGCCGGATCGAAAAGGCGTTCGTGAACCTCGCGCCCTACCTGGGGCGGCCGGGATTCCTGGAGAACGTCGCGCACAACCTGAAGGGCCTCTCGCCCGAGCACGCGAACCGCGCGCTCGGCGTGATGAACGCCATGCAGCGGGACGCGGAAAAGTTCCTCAGCGGCAAGGGACCGGAGTTCCTCCGTGCCCTCAAGGACGCCAGGCTGCCGACGATGGGGCCGATCCGGTTCGTGCCGCCGAAGAACTTCAACCCGGCCAAGCCCAAACGCAACGGGATGTACGAGGACGCCTACGGCAACGGCTGGAAGTGGGACCCGAACAAGTCCGAATGGGACGTCCAGATCAGAAATGGCGATGGTAAGATGGACTACTTCGCCAAGGACGCAGGGCACGCGAATATCTCGCCTGAAGGACGTGTAACGCACAAATGA
- a CDS encoding DUF4190 domain-containing protein — translation MSERQHDPELFDELMRTELRQQPVSGYAIATLVFGLIGGVLAPVCGAVAISRIRKQRQRGLGFVVCGLVAFVAWVGVFAYGVGTGTLGWPRPAAQERLPEGVVHGLDLAVGDCFWAPATSGEADVFRRPCAAGHTGEAFEVLPLGEGPMPDVLELYRTTLARCEAGARSVPGVRVQVMTPTSARWAEGKHRAICCSACCGPVGGPWVRARCLSAVTARLR, via the coding sequence ATGTCCGAGCGACAGCACGATCCCGAGCTCTTCGACGAGCTGATGCGCACCGAACTCCGGCAGCAGCCGGTCAGCGGGTACGCGATCGCCACCCTGGTGTTCGGCCTGATCGGCGGGGTGCTCGCGCCGGTGTGCGGTGCCGTCGCGATCTCGCGGATCCGGAAACAGCGGCAGCGGGGTCTCGGGTTCGTCGTCTGCGGGCTGGTGGCCTTCGTCGCCTGGGTGGGCGTCTTCGCGTACGGGGTCGGCACCGGGACGTTGGGGTGGCCGCGGCCGGCCGCCCAGGAACGGCTGCCCGAGGGGGTGGTGCACGGGCTCGACCTCGCCGTCGGCGACTGCTTCTGGGCGCCGGCCACCTCGGGTGAGGCCGACGTGTTCCGGAGGCCGTGCGCGGCCGGGCACACCGGTGAGGCCTTCGAGGTGCTCCCGCTGGGGGAGGGCCCGATGCCCGACGTCCTCGAGCTCTACCGGACCACCCTGGCCCGCTGCGAAGCCGGCGCCCGCTCGGTACCCGGCGTCCGCGTGCAGGTCATGACGCCGACGTCGGCGCGCTGGGCCGAGGGCAAGCACCGGGCGATCTGCTGCTCGGCCTGCTGCGGGCCGGTGGGCGGGCCGTGGGTGCGCGCGAGGTGCTTGAGTGCCGTCACGGCGCGGCTCCGGTGA